In Stanieria sp. NIES-3757, the DNA window TGCTTCAGGATATTGATCGATTTTATTAAACACTAGCAAGATTGGTTTACCAGCCTCACGCAATCGAGATAAAGCATTGTATTCAACCTGAGTTAAATCTCCTGCAATGACAAATAAAATCAGATCAACTTGTTTAGCTAAATCACAAGCTAAAGCCTCTCTAGCTTCCCCATTAACCTCATCAATTCCAGGGGTATCAATTAATTGAATTTTACTTTTCCCTATTCCTGTAGAGATAGTTAGGGTTTGTAAATTTTCTTCTGTGTTAGCTAGCTTTTCTGGAGTTAACTGCCAATTAGCACTGTCAATCTTATTCGTAACCCCATGAAGAGGTCCTGCAGTAAAGATTTCTTGACCTAAAAGAGCATTTAACACCGAAGATTTGCCTCTTCCTACCATACCAAAAGCAGCAATTTGTACTAGAGAATGCTCTAACTTATCTAACATTTCGGTAAGACGGCTCAGATCTGATTCTAATCCTGCTTGTTCTCGGTCGGTAAGATCGAGATTACGAATTAAATCTCTCAGAGAATTTTGAGCTTTTTTATAGTTGATTTCTGTAGTAATTTCTTGAAAACTTAATAAAGCAAGTTCTAATTCTGCTGAATGACTAGAGCTATCAAAAGATAACAAAGAATACCTCCTTAATAATGTTTATTTAATCAAATTGAAACTATGATTTAGTAATTTAAAATACATTTATTATTTTAAGCTAAATTTAACAGGCTAAATTTTTAATCAAAACCAAATTATTTTTACAATTAAAATAAAACAAAATCACTGACGCGATCGCGAATAAAGAAAAACAACAAGAACGCGGATCCACTTTGCTTTTAGTCAGCTATTGCTAAGACATTTTTTTTCAACTATCTTCAGTGCTTGATTCAAAATAATCATCATAAATTTATTAATAAATATCTGTTTAAATCTTATGATTAATATTTTAATAGTTGCTAATCAAAAATCAGTTGGTCAAGCTTGGCAAGCTTATTTAAATGCTGAATCCGATCTGCAAGTAGTTGGTTTAGCTGCTAATGGTAACACTGCTCTAGACAAAATTGCTCAGTTACAACCAGATATTGTACTCATTGATTTAAAAATACCTCAGCTCGATGGATTGAAAACAACTCAGCTCATTCGAGATCGCTTTCCACAAACAAAAACAATAGTTTTTAATGATAATAGCGATCACAGTGAACTTTATCAAGCGATCGCAGCAGGAGCTCAAGGTTATTTACTCAAAAATACGCCTTCAAATGAAATAGTTCATACTATTCGTTATGTTAACAAAGGTTATTTTGAGTTAGCACCTGGCTTGCTAGAAAAACTGCTTAGTCAATTAAATAATAATTCCCACAATCGAGATGTTGTAGCTCTAGAACAACAATTAAAAGGGTATCTTTATCAATTAGAAGATCTCATCAAAACAGAACCTAAACAATTAATTAATGGCACGCTCAATCAATTGCGCGATCAATTAATCTCTACCCTAGATTTAAAATTATATAGCGTAAAAAATAAGCAAGGAGAAATAATTCAAGTCATCAAAAGATTTCAACATAAATTATATATTTTTTTAATTGCACAAAATTGTCTAATTTTATTTTTTATTTTTTACTATTTATTATTTGCCAAATAAAAATAATTGTGAGTTTAACTAATCAAATTATTCATTTTTTTGTTTATTATAAATTTAACTTTTATCGATAGGTAAACCTTCATCTCAGAAAATTAGCCATATAATGATATACTCTTACAAAAGCTTTAAAATAAGCCCAATATCGAGTAAACTTAATAGTTATTTTAAATAGGAATTGTAAGCAATGATTCGTGTTCTGATAGTTGACGATCAGAACCTAATTAGACAAGCTTTACAGATGTATCTAGAAGCTGAGTCTGATATTGAGGTTATCGGTCAGGCTAATGATGGGATGGAAGCAATAGAAAAAATTCAAAATCTCAATCCTGACATTACTTTATTAGATATAGAAATGCCTGGCATGGATGGTATTACAACCCTTAAAGTTGTCACACAACGTTTTCCTGAAAATAAAATTTTGGTTTTCAGTAATCATGAAAATGAGGAAGATGTTGAGCAAGCAATGCAGTCTGGAGCTAAGGGTTATCTATTAAAAAATACTCCCGCTCAAGAATTAATCGATGCTATACGCTATGTTTACAAAGGTTATTGTCAATTAAGTCCTGGATTATTAGAAAAACTGGTCGAACGGACTTCTCAAATTATTCCAGAGCATATCGCTCAATTAGAAGAAAAATTTAATCAGCGTATAGATATTTTAGAAAAATCTGGCAGTCCTTTCGGTGAGGAAGTGCAAGAAAGCATTATAACTGAATTGCAGATAACTAAAAGTCAGTTAATTAAGATTAGAGGAGCTTATAAAAGATTAGAGCAACAATTTTCTTGGCTCGTAATTTATTTAATATCTTTGACAATTATATTTTTTTCGGGAGCAGCAGTTTTTATTTTTGTCAAACTTTAAACATCTTAAAGGTTAGATATGATTTAACTTATAACCTAAATTAGGATAAAAATTCCCAAGCAAATATTGTGAGTTCTCGATCGCTTCCAGAAACTACCGCCTACGTTCGTATTACCAAACAATCTTGGCATTTGGGCAACCTTGAAGGAGAAGTACAGGCTGCTAACTATCATTGGCAATTTCAGTGGCGTTTTCGACAAAAAAAACTATCAATTCAACCTTCTTTAGGAAGGGCATTGATTCAAGAACCTCTTGGACGCTTTTTAGAACA includes these proteins:
- a CDS encoding response regulator; the encoded protein is MINILIVANQKSVGQAWQAYLNAESDLQVVGLAANGNTALDKIAQLQPDIVLIDLKIPQLDGLKTTQLIRDRFPQTKTIVFNDNSDHSELYQAIAAGAQGYLLKNTPSNEIVHTIRYVNKGYFELAPGLLEKLLSQLNNNSHNRDVVALEQQLKGYLYQLEDLIKTEPKQLINGTLNQLRDQLISTLDLKLYSVKNKQGEIIQVIKRFQHKLYIFLIAQNCLILFFIFYYLLFAK
- a CDS encoding two component LuxR family transcriptional regulator, with the protein product MIRVLIVDDQNLIRQALQMYLEAESDIEVIGQANDGMEAIEKIQNLNPDITLLDIEMPGMDGITTLKVVTQRFPENKILVFSNHENEEDVEQAMQSGAKGYLLKNTPAQELIDAIRYVYKGYCQLSPGLLEKLVERTSQIIPEHIAQLEEKFNQRIDILEKSGSPFGEEVQESIITELQITKSQLIKIRGAYKRLEQQFSWLVIYLISLTIIFFSGAAVFIFVKL